ctacttacatccacatatgtatccgttcactaaagaacaaccattttcatacaaattcaaatacatattatgattttgacatatcagaatttaagtaaaactttagcaagtgttatcttcttaaagatcactacattcatgaattatattcattcgtattctatgatgaattatcacatcaaaccaccgaacttaccattccttacttttgaaaatcacaaacatttcttcgtcaactgttagatccattgatggatgcatcttaggcttaaacacttcaaattcaaaatttttgaaaacatcctttgaatcttgacgatcacaatcagcgttcaatcatctaaaaacgaaatttcttgaaaccatctaagattgataaccgacgattcaaatatggctgcattaaatgcagaggaaacagcaaaattgtagatggcctaaatggccaggagtttgatgataaagaatggggtattgggaacgctcgatagaaaatttggtgctggaaaacggattgagtaaaccatgaaggagaccgtggacaaatcacaaggattaaacctgtaatcaaagaatctagatgattcgatttctgatgaaaatcacaaaagatctccttacgcattctaaatccttacagaagaatttttctcgttatcatttgatcttagaaaattctaatatatcatcgtatctttcgttataaatatcctccatatttctgaagatacattcataactactcttgtccgaaattatttatcacttcgcactttatgtgttacataataaaggaaactgttttagtttctatatttctataacataaaagtttaaattttgaatgatttgaggtagtgttgggaattgaagcatgagttagtataatataatgatgtcaggccaacgtgattatattacagtaagtcatgctaaatttttaatggaagatgatgattcatagactttataatcatcatttgccatgttacatgacttttacattctacttaacctctgaacatatcaagaacatatattcttgatagttctatccttagtaattctagtaatttgacaaatcaaatcgtgctattacctttccttctgctttgtatattatgatcatttgaaactccatacctacgaattctagaccattattcgcttgacttgaagtcgggaaggaaaaacaagagcatagagctccgacatataagggaaaatataaagcccgataacaacacagaaattacaaaccgtgtatatcaatgcatatagcaacataaagacacgggagaattaaaaatactataaccccaaggtaattgtagaagtaaacagattcctctgggggtaaatgaaaaagaagaatgacagaaacgatagtcagaaaaatatccaggataagaactggatggagcattttcacaatctttggaagtatgaatcgagaaagaaagtatagaagtggtgaagataatgaaaaaaaagaagctaatttatagcaaaattctagacacaacaatcaaggcaattttaatttccttaattatcggagaatcaaatcttatacagattataaagatttcctttaaatcccttgaattccggaaatcacctttaattatgtcaaaagttaaggcaaactgatatttccttatttcaaacttttaagataacttcatttatactcttcctataatcgaatcgttttatccatattacccaatgttgataaaacaatattttcaactcatattcatcattcttgttgtaaagaatgacaatctctatcaaatttcacgactatgattttcatgaactcctttctattttgtctaccctagcgtggtggcataaacgctcaaggtttaaatgagctcgatattattcataacacattttatatatccaatttactgaaatgacttgtataacatcatcattttgaatgattttcgcattaataataaaattcacttcgtagaagaacttgtagaaattatggtttgtatgattttaattcttgaaacagaacaatattctatccgttggaattcacgcaaggccccgagcatacctgggaacgtgaaaaccaaataaaacataaatatcctcttctatgtacgaacaacaccgattaatggcaacaactaaatttcgggacgaaatttcttttaacgggtaggtactataacaaccatcATATTTtcatgcctgaattgactaatttgactatagggttgttatccatacgtaatatataattaaatttgacattgatcaaatatttatttttagtcgacactttttgttaactaaagtttacactaattatataaaataactttagttaatattaatgcgtattatatttaaaactatatgtaacataattattaattaaatgataagttattttaatcattatatatatttttagcttataaaaaaataaaaataaaaagaaataagatttttttttataaattaaataatgagcccatgaattttgactaaatattttcaaaaacaaaaacttattaaaaacatttttaacatgttttattattttgtcaaaattggcacctttattttattattttttttcttttcaccaaccattttttatctataaatacatggcttctcattcattttttcttgccaaacacaaaaacttaagttattctctcaaaaccttgaagaaaatttgaggtactttctatgtttattaattttttttcaatattgtcatttatatttatatttattgtacattctttgtaaaattcaaaattaattatgtttatatgttataattagtattataagtattatgatgcataaaaataattttgataatttatggaatattatttataattaaatacgaattatgtagtgtttaaacgtaaaaacaatgtaaaatcgtaataaatacttttaaccaaaaataaaatatatataatttttttctgagttttgaaaacttatatagatctgaaaaaattataaaaataattacttgggtcgaattggtatttattatataattaaactctattattatgtaattcgaaggtaaattaagaataaatataaaataataaaaaatattgttttatatatttttctacaggttattagactgatagaaacttataaaaattataaaaataattatttggatttatttagtaattatgtagaattaaaattgttttgtaaatacattaagggtaaaaacaataaatacaaaaatataataaaaatattttcttaaatttttctactaatctatatgattaactaagactataaaaattatgtatgtaatttttagatatttaatttattatttagacatttttgaataatgttcgattaataaaacactattatttttgaagtaatttaggtatttatttaaaggtaattatatttaatatatatgacatACTAAggaataataactaaatattaaataaaacttagattatattatcacatatataattattaagtacattaataattcgttgtgtgtatacacctaaagtgaaggttaatcaaagataatgtataattcatgtgaacttcatcgctactcacggtcgtaagtgaatgatgtctaggttgccatttatgggtaagcttgtggatctcgaatgccatgacttagaatctggtcaagaatcctgggccccggttacatctggtcattcctgacttatttgacagcaacgaagtttgagtagagttgtacaacatcttgctaaagattaacccgaactttctaaaattggaaaattactataagtggaaactttccataaatagtaaccttccgaaaatagaaattctttagtgaaccattactatcaatatagtactatatactattgtctgttaggcaatgtctgatcatacgttctatctctaggttgagatctcggtcacgtccttccgttcaattctttcgtgtgctactaaggtgaacttcatagccccactttttactgtttcataactgttttacaacttttggggtgagacacatgcttgctttataactgttttacacttagacacaagtactaaattgttaactatgctgtcatgctttgattcatgctaaatccctaccgtaatatcgtcaattgctacgtttaaatgcaaacttaattattgtgagtaggcctattgagagtaacgtctctaaccattcgaccgttgatctttggttacataataatgattccacgacactgacagtacaaggtgtcatagggtaaacttgtttagtagcaatattacaaaatgcagcaacacttttagattgatatttctatatcaatcaactttaaactaaatcttgtggtctaaaactttggatattatttataaacctgtgaatttcactcaacctttttggttgacactttaagcatgttttgtctcaggtgatgattgagctagctgtttgcaactttatgATGATAgacttgatgcttgcatggagtccacatcgcatattatattttagttcataaacatttattttacgttttaataataatgtaaacatgtattactgcttccgctgttttattaacaaaggttttatttaaaaagtctcatatagagtcgttctcgtttatacaactgtgttatgatatgattggtcacaattacccctggtccattttggggggtgtgacacaacggttgtcggtacttaacaaagaaccggatgtcgattcccccgagtttctcctacgagtatcttcaccaagaatcaaatcccatattgcttcaaacgctagcttagtagttcctgtAGAGCTACTAatcgcggtaaccgtacccgaccaactttccggtaatgatgaaagcaagattagtgcttttagttcatcatcaaacttaatctctaccgattcaagccttgaaacgatattattaaattcattgatatgatccgttgcactcgtaccttccttcatctttgtattgaacaattgacgcatgagaagtaccttattagaagcggtaggtttctcatacatgttagagagtgctttcaagcaagcaaacatcatcttctcattcacaacgttgtatgcaacgttcttagcaagtgaaagacgaatagtggcctaagcttgatgatccaaaagcctccaatcggcatcgttcatgctttcaggcttggtctctaacaagggttggtgtagcttcttttgatacaagtaatcttcaatttgcatcttccaaaagccaaagtctctcccatcgaatcggtcgattctaaactttccgtcttccgccatcgtacCCAATGTCgaaaccttgagctctgataccagttgtaaggatattaggacccaaaacaacgcaagtgattcaacaagatcactcaccgatagtaattctacaagattactaacccacttaatgaacgaaagattataaatgcaagaaatgtaaatcgacacaagagataacgtggttatatgcaatcgttgtgattgctttagtccacggaccaactagagaatgtatttactgaatatttgtggtgtgtttacaatgagttacaagagggtctatttatagaatgatttaaggagtaagctaaaaacaattccttgaagcttcatgtgagtttcctgacagcttcatggaggctacatgtgagtttcctgacagcttcgtggaagctacatgtgaatttcctcacaacttcgtagaagctacatgtgagtttcctaacaacttcgtagaagctacatgtgagtttcctaacaacttcgtggaagcttcgtgtgagtttcctggaatcttccctctaattgtttaaagttctccatatctccaacatcgTTTCTGATATAACTAAGGTATTTTCCAATGAAAATTGTCCCccttcatttttatattttaaactaGAAATGATGCACTTGGTCGTCAAGGACTAACAATCTTTCAAAAGAGTACATTAGATGTACGTCAATTGGCGTATGGTGTTGCACCAGATTCTCTCGATGAGTATTTGCAAATGAGTGAAACCTCATCTTTTACATGTCTTGAAAACTTTTGTCATTGTGTCACTGATTTATATGGTAGAGAGTATTTGAGGGAGCCAAATGCAACCGATATAGCACGTTTATATAATGCTCACGAAGAGAAACATGGTTTTAGGGGGATGTTGGGTAGTATTGATTGCATGCACTGGCAATGGAAAAATTGCCCAAATGTGTGGAAAGGGCAATACACAAGAGAGACCAAAATGGGCCAACAGTCATGCTCGAAGCGGTTGCTTCACATGATATATGGATTTGGCATGCGTTTTTTGGTATGGCGGGttcaaataatgatattaatgttttAAATAATTCTCCTCTTTTTGATTCACTTAAAAGTGGATCAGCGCCACCTGCATCATTTTATGTAAATGGCCACCACTACACAAAAGGGTATTATCTTGCTGATGGTATATATCCGGATTGGACAACCCTTGTTAAAGGATATTCACAATCAACGGATGAAAAACGTGTGAAGTTCAAAAGGTTTCAAGAAAGTGCTCGCAAAGATGTTGAAAGAACATTTGGTGTTCTTCAAGGTAGATTTGTTATTTTGAAATACCCGGCTCGATCAATAAGATTCAATAAATTAAGAGAATACATGAATACTTGTATTTTGTTACACAATATGATTCAAGAGGATAACGGGTTTCAAATAAGCTCAATCGAAGAAGCAATGCTTGCTGATCCAAATAATCGTCCAATAAGGAATATCATAAATAGATCAAGAGATCGGGATACGATTAATAGAGAGATACGAGATCGCAGAGTGCACAACAGACTACGAGAAGACCTCACGAACACATTTGGAGCTTGCCAACAAACTTTTGTAGCGTTAATTAAAATTTCAATATAAATATAATAAGTCATTTTTATTTTAAGCATTTTAATgttatgtaatttttattttaatcattttattattatgtaatttttGTTTTAATCATTTTATATAACGAATATTTAATATATGTCATTTTAATTaacttttattttatataaatatgtaattaattaataaaaaatataaaatacttGCCAGATCAGCAACCCACAACAGCACAACAATACATTTACCACAACGCCCACTCATTTTCACAACAATGTCACGTCAGCAAAAATCTCCTCCAAAACACCATAACATCACAACATTCTAACTTTGCATAGAGAATGGTCTAAGGAGCATATGATGCGTTATCCCCTTTAACCTCGAATAAGGTGGTTATTAAAGTGTGTTTTAAAGGTTGACACCTAAGCAAAAAAATGGGTGAACAAAATACTGAACCAATAAACATGCTTGTATCAAGTTGGTATGCTATACCCCCTCAttgtttatgtatattaacaaaATTATGAATCGTATTAATACAAATTTGTACTGTTTGAAGATATCTCATGTAACTGTACCACTGCTATCGGTCATCGGAAAAGCTGAGTGCAAAGGCCTCATATCTGAGATGTGTTCAGGTTTGTCAACAAGTAGGTCCCGTTTTTACCACTATCAGAGCATgttaatgtgtattgattacccgTTTGCTCAGACTGCCATAACGCACTCCGTTAGTCCCAATTCGTCCTAGtaaaaaatatgaaatttaaagTAGTATATTAGGTTTAGTTGACTGACCATGCAAGTCACCGGATATGTGTTACAGCTTCACCTTGAAGTAGGTACATGTTTTGATTAGAAAATGATTAAATTCCTGCTCTAGGTTTTGATTCGAGATATATATCAGTGAGTGTTCATATCGATATATGAATGTATGTACATGTCTAAATTGTATAtacagataatgatgatgatgatgatgatgatgatagaataCAGTAGCAATAGATCACAACAATGTGCCAAGATTCATTAGTTGAAAGTGATTACAAGCTTGAGAGGATTTGGTGAACTAGGTGTAGGTTTTTGGTGTACAAGTGAGGGAAAAGTTTGAAGTTTAAGCTATCTAATTGCTATTTATACTAGCTTAAGGTAACAACAAATCTCATTTATTATATTTGACCTAACAATCTCCCCTTTAGATGTGATTTGTTGTTGATAGTCTCTCGTCTTTGATTATCTTTGATGTCTTAAAGTCTCCCCCTTGGAATATgcatagttgttgtagttgttgactAGAAATGAAGAATCTTAGTTGTCGATGAATGGTCACAATGCACACCATCTTTTGATTCTAACGTTGTTTCTCCCCTTAGTGTACGTTGTCCAAATATGTCTTGATGGAATTGAGAGGGGTGTAGAAAAGATCTTTGTTGAAGAATTTCTTTAGCTCCCCCTTAAATGATGAATCATCCCCCCCCCTTCTCAATCGAACATAGGAAGTTAGAATTGTTGTTGGGAAGAGTTTGTTTCGGAGATTTGATGCGGAAGTTGGAGTAATGGGTTTTTCGGTTTGCTTTATCATTGTTTTCGACGGACAACTTGTAAGCATAGTCAATTAAATTGATTGAACTTCAGTTCCATCGAGGTTTGATCACAAATCTTGTGTTCAAGGAAAGTAACTCTTTGAATGAGTACTTGAATGGTTTTGAACACATCTTAACAAATGATGTTTTGATTGAGTTGATGGATGAACTCTTCGAACTTGATTGCTTCGGTTTATGAGAAAAGCATCCGTATTGATCATGAAATCTGGTAATTTCTCCATTTTCCCCATAAGTAGGTTCCAAAAATGGTTGATTAAGTTTAGTTTGGTAACGAGAATAAATCCGCTCTCCGTGAGAAACAAATATGTGAGGTTGAGTAACCTTGGGAATCTCTGTTGAAGGAGCTTTCTTCTCAATTGTAGGGAAAGAGCATATTGATTATGAAATCTTCGCTTCATTGCAATCTGGAATTTCAACTTGTATACCCATCGACACCATTGTTAGTTTTGAAATTGGTGTCGATTTAGCATCTAATTCATGTTGCAAATCCGCAATGCGTTTGTTGAAGTTTTGAGTTAATGCTTGGTTAAGAGTCTCATGATCAACATTAGTACGAAGATGTAGGATGGTCTTCGAATCAAGCTCACGTTCGGACTTCAACTAATTATTTTCCGCTTGAAGAGTCTGAATTGCCTGAGCTGAAAGATTGATTTCTGATTTAAGCCGATCATTCTCTTGTCGTAGCTTCTTGTTTTGTTCTTCAAGTGTTTGAATTCGAACGGTTTTAACCGCAAGTTTATATTCCCTTCGAATGAGCTCTTCTAGCTCATAATCTTCTGAAGATGTAAATGAAGCTTTACTCGTCATTTGAATACTCGTCATAATCTTCTGAAGAAATTTTAACGGGAATTGTCAAATTTCCTGACTCCGCTAGTCCTTTTTAGTTAGTGAATTAACCGAGTCAAGTAAACTCTTGTTGGGCTTTATCTTAGGCCTTTAAAAATGAGTCTTGGACTTCTAAATTTGAAATGGGCTTAGAACTTAGGCTTATAAATTAACTGGACCTTAGGATGGTTGTTGGACTCGTGTGCTACTtgggcagtgttgtaaatctccttatttctctccGAGATCTTGTTTCTTAAAGGTGGCTGAGACGAGATGTCGATCTCTCCCGAGATTTTCCGGTCAagggggtcaaacttggtcaaagctaTGATTTATcggattttctctctcattttaagAATTTTGTCGTTCATTTCTCGAATCTTCTCGCAGAATCTAGCAATTTCTCTTATTTTCTCGAATTTTCATATGAATCtcctaaaa
The window above is part of the Rutidosis leptorrhynchoides isolate AG116_Rl617_1_P2 chromosome 1, CSIRO_AGI_Rlap_v1, whole genome shotgun sequence genome. Proteins encoded here:
- the LOC139842638 gene encoding uncharacterized protein, whose translation is MEKLPKCVERAIHKRDQNGPTVMLEAVASHDIWIWHAFFGMAGSNNDINVLNNSPLFDSLKSGSAPPASFYVNGHHYTKGYYLADGIYPDWTTLVKGYSQSTDEKRVKFKRFQESARKDVERTFGVLQGRFVILKYPARSIRFNKLREYMNTCILLHNMIQEDNGFQISSIEEAMLADPNNRPIRNIINRSRDRDTINREIRDRRVHNRLREDLTNTFGACQQTFVALIKISI